Proteins found in one Aethina tumida isolate Nest 87 chromosome 1, icAetTumi1.1, whole genome shotgun sequence genomic segment:
- the LOC109609245 gene encoding protein drumstick, whose translation MFAIMQLDNDVSGREFRRKMRAKCEFICKYCQRRFNKPYNLMIHERTHKSPELTFSCEVCGKSFKRQDNLKQHRTIHYPSTPAYNCFSRY comes from the exons ATGTTCGCCATTATGCAGCTAGATAACGACGTCAGTGGCAGGGAGTTCCGCAGGAAGATGCGTGCCAAGTGCGAGTTCATCTGCAAGTACTGCCAGCGCAGGTTCAACAAGCCCTACAACCTGATGATCCACGAGAGGACGCACAAAAGTCCGGAGCTGACTTTCAGCTGCGAGGTCTGCGGCAAGAGCTTCAAGCGTCAGGACAACCTCAAACAGCACAG GACAATTCATTATCCGTCAACACCGGCCTACAATTGTTTTTCGAGATACTGA